ATCCCTAtaagtttttctttttattactCAAAGCCTAATGAATGAAGGGATACATTTGGCCCCACCTACTCAAAGAACTACAAGTTATTTCACCATACCAACAGTCCGACCCCAAACCATGAACTGACACCAGGTTTAAGATTGTCCCTATACCCCTacaaacccccaccccccataacCATTCTCCAACATTTGAGTATCCGAGTTGCTTGGCAACCCTCAGAAAGTATTTTCTTGTATGAGGGCCGTAGGttttaacacaacacacacagacaaggacaaccgttttttttttttttacgtggaTTATTGCACACAATCATCTTTGAGGTTCTGTGATTTAAAAAACTCCCATCATCACAGAATTAAGCTTTGTGTTATTAGCTACATAAACAAAGATATGCACCGTTTTACTGCTTTGGTGGTAGAAGGAAGGCCAAAACATCGGTATGACTTGAAATTTATGTTAGGATGGTTTTTTTTCTGTCGTACCACTTAATTTCTGTACACCCAGGCAGTTCCCTCAAGTAGTTTTGGATTCAGTAGTAAGATTGGAGGACACTTTCCCCAGACAAGTACAGCCCAGCACTCACCAGCCTTCAGTTCAATCAGAATCAGACCCCACCCTCTAGGGAAATGTGTTACGgcggggtgggggttggggggggggttattggCAGCGTAACACACGTAACACACTGCGTATACTTGGGTAGTGATCTGTAGGTATGCAACCGAGAATTAACAGGTGAGGCTAGGTCCTATACAAGATGATCTGTAGGTATGTAACTGAGTATTAACAGTTGAGGCTAGGTCCCATACAATCTGCGGGTAGGTGAATGATGGTTTAGATTGTAAGGAGGACTTGAATTTAAGTCCTACAGTTACAACAAGACATATCGTGGAGACATTGTTCCGCGTGATTGACAGGTGAGGCCGTTCAGCTGAATGAGCGCTGAGGCTAGGTCCATTAACTCCTAATCTGCATAGATGATGAATCCAGAGAAGGTGCTGTACTTGTTGTTGTTGCCCCCGTGGGCCTTCCCCCCATCCAGTTTGATGTAGACCTCGTCCCCAGGCTCCAGATGCAGCACGGCACTGTTACTGGCGTAGTCATAGTTCTGGTCAGCATCCTGGGCTATGGCACTGGCTCGAACCTACAGAGGAACGGAGAAACACCGGTTGTTAGCACAGGCTTGAACCGATGCTGCCAAGTTGAGATGTAATCTAGCTGTGTCTCTGTTGACGTCGATAAAGGACATGTAATGAATGAAAATCAGCATATGTGCCCTTAACCCTGAGCACAAACCCACCCCCACGTCCACCCTGGTAACTTTCTGGAGATGTAAATAGTTCAGGAGTCCATGTTGCTTTATGAATAACACGTCTCGCTTCCAAATTAGACAGCAGAAGAGGAAAAATGTTTCAGCACCGTGGACAGCTCCAGTACGCAATGTCTGGGCCCCAGAGGTGCGTGTCAGACGAAACCTGAATTCCTGGTGACTGTGTGTATATAGTGACACTCTAAAAAAAATTCACTAAACCCACAATCTgaacaaaataacataatacatttgaatgatcCAATAAGTTATAACTTCCTGAGAAAAGGGTGGCTTTGTTTTATGAAGGATAGGCTTAATTAGCCAACTAATTAGATGTGGAATGCTGTGAAGCATAGCAGGGCGGGTGTTTATTCAAATGGGTTAACTCAGACATCTTCTGTAAGATCATGAGACTGTAAATTAGGGAATTTGTCATGAATTCACTGATTGCAAAATATGATGACATTATctttgtaggatttttaaacgAGAAACAGTCTTTACATGAATTTAATATGTTACTGTAAATAtgcaataacattaacattaattatttaagCTATTATatactttatttgtaaaatattagaTACATACATCTAAAGGTATTAAAAGGATtaaaattatttgaattatgtGATACAGTTCATTCATAAAGTATTAATttaattgcctttttttttttttttctgctttagCCCCAGGTTGACCTCAAAGACCTCTTAGATGTCATCATAACATGTTTTCAAACATTAACATGTGAGTACAAAACGTTCACCAAAAGTAAAGTTTCTACTTCAGatatagtctgtgtgtgtgcaatgaACTGCCTGGACCTTCCAGTAGCGTAGTGTCGTGCAGAATGAGCTCCAGACATCAAGCTGTGTGGCTGACCGccctcctccccccacccctccccgtGCACCGAGCGCGGTGGCCGTTGACAGGGGGATGCGCTTGGCAAAGCGGACTCCATGAGTCGTGGAGAGTAACAGTGCCTTGGTGACACGGGATATCCCGAGGGGATAGGATTAGATATGGTCTCTGGCAGGAGCTCTGGCAAGGCTATACGTATGATAGGAGGCTGGAAATTCGGATGGTTGAATCACGTTGATGATAAATAGTATTTGTAGCTATTGATTCAGTTCTAACTAGAACTGAAACTAGAACATAATGATTATATTGTGATTCGTTATTTAATattaacaacattattattattagtaggcCTATTATTACTAGTAGTAGTGTTTTGTATTAGTTATAAAATAATAGTGATATATTATCATATATCGGAGTCTGTTTTATCAGTAAGCCCAATAAAGACATGAAAAGAGACAACACATTTGATAATTTTGCCttaaaacataaatatgtaaTATGATGTGTGAGATGTTAAAATCTTTTTGCTTTAATAAACAATCATTCAGCCTTGGGGATAATTGAACGAAAATCCAGTGTAATAgtgttaataatataataagaCCAATGCACAATATTTGCAAGTCCCATTGTCGATAACTATGTCCCTCTACGCTTCGGATTGAATCAATTCACCTACAACCAATATCAGGAATCCGTGACAGTCCCGTCAGCGCGCGTGCAATCACTAGAAAGTAACCAAAGGTTTGAGTGGTGGTTGGGGTGGGGTGGTGTGAAACTTATGTTTGTCATCTAAGCCTTCTTTAGCTACTCTATAGGTTAGAAGGATTAtacaaatataaagaaaagacGTGACATGAAATGAATGACTAAAATTGTATTCATCTAACCTTATAGCATTCTGTTTTGCTTGTAGTCAGACTGAATGATGTACACATTACAAATGTCGACTACTCGTTATTTCCccatgcagattttttttttttacattactcGAACCCAATACCCTAACTTATACTGCACCTCTATAAATCATAAGTCTCTGAAACTTGGAATAGTTAGACCTGTATTTAGCAATACACATACAGGCCTCAACGAGACCTTCCTCCACGTGCAATTCTACTTTCGAGTCTGGAAAAATGGGCACTTATACCTGATTGTTTTTGCAGAGATCTGCCCACATGCTGGTTCCGTCCCCTCCACGCATAAGGACGTGATAAGTGAAGAAGTATATCCCAGGTATGGAGCAGGTGAACTTTCCTGTTGTGGGGTCGTAATGGTTTCCCAAGTTTGTGACCACATCGTCGAATTTCAACACCTCGTAGCCCTCATGTTGCTTTTTAAGCCCCGCGTAAAATGCGATTTTGGGAACAGTGCTGTAAGTGGCTGCGCTGATCGCCCCTGCCGCGGCATTGGGTCCCGGTGGCCCCGGTAGTCCTGGTCGTCCCGGCTCGCCTTTCTCCCCGGGTGGCCCCATAGGTCCTGGCGGGCCCTGTTCACCCGGGGGGCCTCTGGGTCCAGCCTTTCCCGGACGACCCGGTTCTCCTTTTTGTCCTTGTATAAAAGTTGGCAAAGACTGCATGAGGCTATTGTCTCCTCGCACCGTGTCTGCCGTAGCAGTGCTGGTTGGTGACTTGGTTCCGTAAGGATCACACACCATCCTGCAGGTTCCCAGCATCTCATAGTGTGCTGACGTTCCAGCAGAGTTAACCAGAACTGGGATCAGAATCACCAGCACCAACACCATGACGACTCCGAGCACTCCAGCCGCTATTAGCCGCTTCCTGCCGACCAGTCTCGTCAGCGCAGGGCGATCCTCTTGTCTGCTTTTGGGAGAAATGTTGGTGGTTGATGAGGTAAccttttagaaagaaaaaaaaacaatacaaccaATATTGGTTTCTTGATAATATCTATGGACTTCTTTTGGGCAAAGCCCCTTGcgcgtgtttttttttctcttgacTTTTTGTGCTGATGTTTGCTTATTCAAGTCTCGCCGAATCGGAAAGTTCAGCCCTTCTCCAGGCTGATCGCGCTTTAAGTCGTCAGTGATTTAAAAAACACTGTCTTCAGCATCTCTGCAAGACCGCAACTGTACTTTAAAGCCCCTCTACTGCAGCCACGTGTGGACACGCGGCTCGAAAAACACTTCGGCACTTTTCCTTTATCCTCCAACGCTCCACAGCTTATGTCCAAATCCAAACGGTCTACAAGTCTATCGCTGTGTACATATTGCAAAATTCGTAAGACAGTAGCAGCACATCAGGTGTAATCACTACCCTTCCGTTGACCGCGGGCAGCTCAATGTCTTGTTGGAGAGAGTTGAGTGCCTCTGATCAGAGCGCGTAGCTTGCAGAGTTCTAGGCGCAGAAGCCTGCACTGcacagagagaagaaaggacGAAGAGGGAGGGCAACATAGCGCGCCTTCTTATAAAAGATGGAAATCTAGTGCAAAGTGACACCACCCATAACGTTATCTTAAGTGTCAACTTCCCTAGTTTATCTAGTAGTCCTGTTTTTTTAGATAGCAAATAATGCAGCACCGATTATTTGACATGACTAATAAATGGCTTAATGGGACCATGTTACATCAGCGCTGTGTTACCTCAGCCCTGTGTTCATTCACTCCTATTTTCCCAAAGTGACTGAATTGTTATTAAAAGGTCAGCCAGATGTCAGCCAAATGCGCACATTATGGGGTGTACATCATAATGTGCGcctgttttattgaaaatggtTTAGAAGATACAGAGGGGACTGGGCTCAGAACACAGGTTTGAGGTAACAGTGTTGAGGGAACAAAGGGCTGAGAGAACACAGGGTTGAGGTAACAGGGTTGAGGGAACAAAGGGCTTAGAGAACACAGGGTTGAGGCATCACAGTGTTGAGGGAGCAAAAGGCTGAGAGAAAACAGGGCTAAGGGAACAAAACCACATCAGCAAAGATCAATTGCTGGTCGCAGACCCCTATTGACGTGGGCCTAATTTAAATCAAACCACGGTTCCGAACCATTATTGAGACACCTTTTGATACATTATACAAGGCCCTGAACATGAGCTGTGAAGGTAACAGGGCAATCATTATAAGGACACTTCTGTCAATACCATAACAGCAGAAGATAAATTATTGCAAATAGCTATGGTAAGCACAAATGATTGGCTATTTAGAAGCATCCCATTGCTGCTTGGCCCAGGACTCCAAGGTGGATAGGAGTTATACATTGAAGCTGTTTAGCACCGGAATTCATTCAAAACTGCCGTTGCAATTTTTACACAAGTATGTAAAAAAAGTAATGCGTTCCTACAAACCGTGAATTCAGAGAAGTGAAGACATACCTGTCAGTGGGGCCACcctggtagtagttgtggggttttatacagtacccaagaccagtctggtagtagttgtggggttttatacagtacccaagaccagtctggtagtagttgtggggttttatacagtacccaagaccagtctggtagtagttgtggggttttatacagtacccaagaccagtctggtagtagtggtgggggtttatacagtacccaagaccagtctggtagtagtggtgcggttttatacagtacccaagaccagtctggtagtagtggtgaggttttatacagtacccaagaccagtctggtagtagttgtgaGGATTTATACAGTACCCAAGACCAATATGTGAGTTATTCTGACTGTTGAGGAAACAGCTACTGTGTAAATACTGAAATAGTGCTTTGACTGAGCTGAGCTTTAGGTATTATTATGTATGCTCCTTTTTCGTCCAACAGGTGGTTAAAACAGACATTGTTGGGCTACGCTGGCATGTGTGCCGGGATACAATATTTTGCCGGCAGACAGAGCCAGGTCGTAAGGATCACGATGTTCTAGTCGGTGGATCAGCGGTGAGTCTTTAATCTAGCACTGATAACAAACACAAATAGGCAGTCGCAAGAATAGTGCTTTACAATAACCAAAGCCACCTGAGACCaatttggatcattgtcctgtaaCTCCccttcatactgtatatataatagaGCTTTGATGACAATACCTTACACACGCCTCAGAAGGGCAACCCCTTGCTCAGGTATTCTTATTGGTTGGCTTTATCTGGGTGGCATAGGTGCCTGTGTAGGTACCAATAGGCCCTTATGCCACTTCTCCCATTGAGTTGGCTTTGAGCAGGCTTCCTAGCCAATCAGGTCTGCGCTAACGCACCCTATAAATCACCCAGTGAAAATCAATGGATTTGGTTAGCTGGGGACCTATCGTGTCCTTGAGGCCGTGAGATGAATGGAGAAGAAACAAAGGAATTTGCTTAAAGTAAGAAGAGAGGCAAAGGAAAgaggtttttaaaaaaaacatcaaaacacttTAGTAACGAGTTGGACAGAATCCGACGGATTCCCCTGTAGCAGTGCAAAGCACCCCATGCAATCAAGTGTCATATTCTTAAATTATCACTGTCTGGGAGGCTGGTTTTAGTAGAGTCACACTTTCTTGCTAGGAAACAATACAGAAAGTATTGttttcacaaaatattgaaGATCATTTTGTCGTGGACTTTGTGAAAAAAGAAACCACATGGTTATCGAGTTTAATGATATTTGTATCCACACCCGGGTCATTTTTTAAAGATTGTTCTGTATTTCAGTTGCGGTCTCTAGGCTTCAATATGAGGTCATAAAACTAGCATGAATGTGCATCCTGGTTGCTGTGTGGGCTAGACAAAATGAGCTGTTTGGCCAGTTGTTGAGTAAATTGAAATGTTGTCACCCCAGGCATAATGCAAGATCATTTTGCTGGGATATGAGATAGCAACAGGGTCTAAAAGAAACATATCATGGTAGGTTAAAGTATGGGCCCATACCCTGGGTTAGTTGTGATATAACTTTTTTGTTTAGCTATGTTTTTAAAACTGTAATATTTACATGAAATCTGATTATTTCCAAATAGTCACCCATACATTGTCAATATTATTCTTAGGAAAGAATACAGATTTCTTCCTTGATGGAGTAATggtgaatgtaaaaaaaaatctaaactgtGTTATTAATATATCACTGGAcgttatttaatgaaaataactcCAAAATATGGACAGGATCATTTTTTCCTTGAGCCCATTTTCTTGAACTGTTCAGGTTGATCTTGTCTGTGTTAAAATACTGATTTAAAGGTATTCACATATTCAGCCTTGATTGGCTGTAAGGATGGTCTAAAGCCTACCCTATTATTCAGATGAATAGTCAACCAGATCACATGGAGATGTTATTATTTGTCCCAAAGCTCCctaaaaaaatgcttttagaAACGTAtatacacataaaaaaacacaatcataATTTACGTGCTATTTCAAACTTATAGTTTGAAAAAACTTAACAGAGAAATCATGTGTTCAAGTGCATTGCCttctaaacaaaaaaagttggaaaaggTCATTGATTCATTATTGTCCTTGACTGATCCACCGTTCGCATAATGATGCAGTTTAGTGACGAGCTCCATTTCTCAGGCCAGCCCTCCCCCTCCAATAGAGGCTGACAACACAATTGAACAGCTGTAGACAACGGGTCCGGTCGCCATTATTCTGGATTCAAAGAGATAGATTAAAGTCCCAGTAATGAATGggcaacacattttgaaaagtttAACAACCACACCCTATTTTGGGACCTGTACGTTCTGATTGTTTTGAGGGATCAGACAATCCCTCGGGCCAGACCTGTGGCGGTCAGGAGGAGTAGGAGGCGGGAGTGGAGGGGCAGGATGTGTTGTAGAGGGAGGAAaaggatgagggagggagaggatagAGGACAGGGACGTTGTTTTACATCAGACAGCCGGCCGAACGGCCCCAAAGGTCAGATGAAGGAGCGGGGCGAGGAGTTGATGCAGGACAATGGGGCAGA
The Esox lucius isolate fEsoLuc1 chromosome 21, fEsoLuc1.pri, whole genome shotgun sequence DNA segment above includes these coding regions:
- the c1ql3a gene encoding complement C1q-like protein 3, which gives rise to MVLVLVILIPVLVNSAGTSAHYEMLGTCRMVCDPYGTKSPTSTATADTVRGDNSLMQSLPTFIQGQKGEPGRPGKAGPRGPPGEQGPPGPMGPPGEKGEPGRPGLPGPPGPNAAAGAISAATYSTVPKIAFYAGLKKQHEGYEVLKFDDVVTNLGNHYDPTTGKFTCSIPGIYFFTYHVLMRGGDGTSMWADLCKNNQVRASAIAQDADQNYDYASNSAVLHLEPGDEVYIKLDGGKAHGGNNNKYSTFSGFIIYAD